A DNA window from Daucus carota subsp. sativus chromosome 3, DH1 v3.0, whole genome shotgun sequence contains the following coding sequences:
- the LOC108211209 gene encoding probable disease resistance protein At4g27220 isoform X2 yields the protein MIQKLKNEEGNMSREVEKEKKNGKIIKDYVSEWQVNAQEIQKSAAEELSPSCSCIKRLPIPNPISRFRIGRNAVKKAKAVTQLTDSVKEHLTGGIAYLPEVIILPNSGTTFEEFQSRKDTYQKLWDSLVNEDGPLIHGIYGMAGVGKTRMMEQLWEEAIKKKIINKAVRVNVGSENMDKTKLQEQIAGLLDCKLESEVMERRASQLENSLRNGDKVLLILDDVWRDIHLDDIIGTPFGNGTSSSGGPKILFTSRTKEVCSVNKCQHIVEIKTLSPDEALYMFKKIVGPADLNNPLPDESLVKEVCDKCGELPLLIHAVGKALKGKPHYWWKDAQDQLKKGKFEEIADVDPQVYTCIKLSIDYLQNVDAKSCLFLCSMFPEDAGIDMKMLIQLATGSQLIPSGESRVLAIVDYLKKSSLLLDSGDNAETKVHDIIRDVARSIAFTDSKYAFLQVTCNSRYLPFKANYSTRRFLRLDVETDDVDFGEHRVCPDLHTLWLQSNFHPLRGQSNNHPQQFSGGFYSMFVNLSCLMLQNVDISSEHFSLQPLGNLGTLSLLECDISSTDARLFSKSLESLCLYRCNLPEPLDVANLEYLRKLEIRQQRAVLVRENVISSLSSLEELHVPRGFIYSYDEYHMELIVKEISRLTRLTSLHFEFYQDNTFQGTDISFNIDRYNIFVVERSHDYFHCYEDREVLIKRSIELADNHWKPWEDLIVSAEQVTLSRSNVNVSSICNDHKRAFKDLKILDIDECDNMGHLASISRDGIQDSVQSATWFAKLTILNIRRCSNLKYLFCNNIAKTLIQLQELYVDSCDSMEAIVMNAGTSDGEIINFAKLKLLEIEDMPKLRSFCAENSNYPSAQYLALLDRMVAFPSLEHIRVIRCGSLRSMFASSVARDLKQLKGMIVKECKEMRRITRVDEQAISGGILLFPELTYLELVDLPNLMSFWSYQNLKPDACKDPLIPQLSSNVVLDIPDLKSFFDDQNFELYMPDLEEVIVDNCQITTLFTFSVFKKFQLNKLSVSSCEFLVNIIEDLRCDQICDKIITLSHLTEVDLNNLPNVKRFFHVANYEFHMPILKRVNICECGISDTLFTRSIFKNLQQLEELHVSDCELLDGIFEDAICDEILDTSDKIITLNRVTDIYLYDLPKFKSVFYGATYECHMPALRNVTIFGCSELHILFTCSVFREIRQIQNLCIVSCESLEHIVKEVEGDGTFGKSITFPHLKSVEFMFLRNLKSFSYSRSFIFNMPKLQYFNHCGCYKIEYFSFLDTSAPFVSINAYRNRVGPGLQYNNVRNLIKNDDRFQDGMEEAFQYVNDYVRELVKARAARCLD from the exons ATGATCCA GAAGCTTAAAAACGAGGAGGGCAACATGTCCAGGGAAGttgagaaagaaaagaaaaatggtAAAATAATTAAAGACTATGTATCGGAATGGCAAGTCAATGCGCAAGAGATTCAGAAGAGTGCTGCTGAAGAGCTTTCACCTTCATGCAGCTGCATCAAGCGTCTGCCCATTCCTAATCCCATCTCCCGTTTTCGAATTGGTAGGAATGCGGTGAAGAAGGCCAAGGCAGTGACTCAACTCACCGATTCCGTAAAGGAACACCTAACTGGAGGGATTGCATACCTGCCAGAGGTTATAATCTTGCCAAATTCTGGTACCACATTCGAGGAGTTTCAATCCAGAAAAGATACTTATCAGAAGCTCTGGGACTCGCTTGTGAACGAAGATGGTCCTCTGATTCACGGCATTTATGGAATGGCCGGAGTTGGCAAAACTCGCATGATGGAACAGCTTTGGGAAGAGGCCATAAAGAAGAAGATTATCAACAAGGCGGTACGAGTTAATGTAGGCAGTGAAAACATGGACAAAACAAAGTTGCAAGAACAGATTGCTGGCCTTCTAGATTGCAAACTGGAGTCCGAAGTCATGGAAAGAAGAGCTTCTCAGCTGGAAAACAGTTTAAGAAATGGGGATAAGGTTCTTCTTATATTAGATGATGTCTGGAGGGACATTCACTTGGACGATATCATTGGAACTCCATTTGGCAATGGCACTAGTTCTTCTGGGGGTCCTAAAATCCTCTTCACATCTCGAACGAAAGAAGTGTGCTCAGTTAACAAGTGCCAGCATATTGTCGAAATCAAAACCTTAAGTCCTGATGAAGCTTTGTATATGTTCAAGAAGATTGTTGGTCCTGCTGATTTAAATAATCCTCTACCGGATGAATCCCTGGTGAAAGAAGTTTGTGATAAGTGTGGTGAATTACCATTACTCATTCATGCGGTTGGCAAAGCATTAAAAGGCAAGCCTCACTATTGGTGGAAGGACGCACAGGATCAACTTAAGAAAGGCAAATTTGAAGAAATTGCTGATGTAGATCCGCAAGTATATACCTGTATAAAACTGAGCATTGATTATCTACAAAATGTTGATGCCAAGTCATGTCTTTTTCTCTGTTCAATGTTTCCTGAAGATGCTGGCATCGATATGAAGATGCTGATCCAGTTAGCAACAGGCTCGCAACTTATACCCAGTGGAGAATCAAGAGTACTTGCTATAGTTGATTATCTCAAGAAATCTTCTTTGTTGCTCGACTCTGGTGACAATGCTGAAACTAAGGTTCATGATATTATCAGAGATGTAGCAAGATCCATAGCTTTCACAGATTCAAAATACGCATTTTTACAGGTAACCTGCAACTCAAGGTACTTGCCTTTTAAGGCCAATTATAGTACCCGAAGATTCTTACGTTTAGATGTGGAGACGGATGATGTTGATTTTGGCGAGCATCGGGTATGCCCAGACCTGCATACCTTGTGGCTGCAAAGCAACTTCCATCCCTTGAGGGGACAATCCAACAACCACCCGCAACAATTCTCAGGTGGCTTCTACAGTATGTTTGTGAATCTCAGTTGTCTGATGCTACAAAATGTGGACATTTCTTCGGAGCACTTCTCTCTTCAGCCTTTGGGTAATCTTGGGACGCTTAGCTTATTAGAGTGTGACATAAGCAGCACGGATGCTAGACTTTTTTCCAAAAGTCTAGAATCTCTTTGCCTTTATAGGTGTAATCTCCCTGAGCCGCTGGATGTAGCAAACCTGGAATATCTTCGAAAGCTAGAGATCCGACAACAGAGAGCTGTACTGGTAAGGGAGAATGTCATATCTAGTCTATCCAGTCTGGAAGAATTACATGTGCCACGTGGTTTCATCTATAGCTATGACGAATATCATATGGAGCTCATAGTGAAGGAGATTAGTAGATTGACTCGTCTCACAAGTCTACATTTTGAATTCTATCAGGACAATACTTTTCAAGGTACAGATATATCTTTTAATATAGACAGATACAATATATTTGTGGTTGAAAGATCACATGACTATTTTCACTGTTACGAAGACCGGGAAGTTCTAATAAAGAGGTCGATTGAGTTGGCGGACAATCACTGGAAGCCTTGGGAAGATTTGATAGTGAGTGCTGAACAAGTGACTTTGTCCCGCAGCAATGTAAACGTGAGTAGCATTTGCAATGATCACAAAAGAGCATTTAAAGACTTGAAAATACTGGATATTGATGAATGTGACAACATGGGGCATCTAGCAAGTATATCACGGGATGGGATTCAGGACAGTGTTCAATCGGCAACATGGTTTGCTAAATTAACCATTTTGAACATTCGTAGGTGCTCTAATTTGAAATACCTCTTCTGCAACAACATTGCAAAAACTTTGATACAACTGCAGGAGCTGTACGTAGATAGTTGTGATTCTATGGAAGCCATTGTAATGAATGCAGGCACAAGTGATGGAGAAATCATTAATTTCGCCAAATTAAAATTACTCGAGATAGAAGATATGCCCAAACTCAGAAGCTTTTGCGCAGAAAATTCCAACTACCCCTCTGCTCAGTATCTGGCCCTTTTGGATAGAATG GTTGCATTCCCTTCTTTAGAACATATACGCGTAATTCGGTGTGGCAGCTTGAGAAGCATGTTCGCATCTTCTGTTGCCCGTGATCTTAAGCAGCTTAAGGGAATGATAGTAAAAGAATGCAAGGAAATGAGGAGAATAACAAGAGTTGATGAACAAGCAATTAGTGGTGGCATACTGTTGTTCCCTGAGTTGACGTATCTAGAGCTAGTTGATTTGCCAAATTTGATGAGTTTCTGGAGTTATCAAAATCTAAAACCTGATGCTTGCAAG GACCCGCTCATTCCTCAACTCTCGTCAAATGTTGTTCTTGACATTCCTGATCTCAAAAGTTTTTTTGATGATCAAAATTTCGAGTTGTATATGCCGGATTTGGAGGAGGTGATAGTTGATAATTGTCAAATTACAACTCTTTTTACCTTTTCCGTGTTCAAGAAATTCCAACTCAACAAATTAAGCGTAAGCAGTTGTGAGTTTTTAGTGAACATTATTGAGGATTTAAGGTGTGATCAAATTTGTGACAAGATTATCACACTCTCTCATCTTACAGAAGTTGATCTTAATAATTTGCCCAACGTCAAAAGGTTTTTCCATGTTGCGAATTATGAATTTCATATGCCGATTTTGAAGAGGGTGAATATTTGTGAATGTGGAATATCTGATACTCTTTTTACGCGTTCTATCTTCAAAAATCTCCAACAACTAGAAGAATTACATGTAAGTGATTGCGAACTGTTGGATGGCATCTTTGAGGATGCAATTTGTGATGAAATTTTGGATACAAGTGACAAGATTATCACACTTAATCGAGTCACTGATATATATCTTTACGATTTACCAAAGTTTAAAAGTGTTTTCTATGGTGCAACTTACGAATGTCATATGCCGGCTTTAAGGAATGTGACAATTTTTGGTTGCAGTGAACTCCATATTCTTTTCACATGCTCGGTGTTTCGAGAAATCAgacaaattcaaaatttgtgTATAGTAAGCTGTGAATCATTGGAACACATTGTTAAAGAGGTAGAGGGTGACGGAACCTTTGGTAAGAGTATCACATTTCCTCATCTCAAATCAGTTGAATTTATGTTTTTGCGAAACCTCAAGAGTTTCAGCTACAGCAGGagctttatttttaatatgcccaAACTGCAGTACTTCAATCACTGTGGCTGTTATAAGATAGAATATTTCAGTTTCTTGGATACCAGCGCCCCGTTCGTAAGTATAAATGCATACCGGAATAGAGTTGGACCAGGATTGCAATACAATAATGTAAGAAACCTGATCAAAAATGACGATCGATTCCAGGacggaatggaagaagcatttCAATATGTGAATGATTATGTAAGAGAACTCGTAAAAGCGAGAGCTGCTAGGTGTCTTGACTAA
- the LOC108211209 gene encoding disease resistance protein At4g27190 isoform X1: MVGLADIPFVGKFVDKVSEYTVDAVFRGLKYMFCYKTLVDQLNSETRKLKNEEGNMSREVEKEKKNGKIIKDYVSEWQVNAQEIQKSAAEELSPSCSCIKRLPIPNPISRFRIGRNAVKKAKAVTQLTDSVKEHLTGGIAYLPEVIILPNSGTTFEEFQSRKDTYQKLWDSLVNEDGPLIHGIYGMAGVGKTRMMEQLWEEAIKKKIINKAVRVNVGSENMDKTKLQEQIAGLLDCKLESEVMERRASQLENSLRNGDKVLLILDDVWRDIHLDDIIGTPFGNGTSSSGGPKILFTSRTKEVCSVNKCQHIVEIKTLSPDEALYMFKKIVGPADLNNPLPDESLVKEVCDKCGELPLLIHAVGKALKGKPHYWWKDAQDQLKKGKFEEIADVDPQVYTCIKLSIDYLQNVDAKSCLFLCSMFPEDAGIDMKMLIQLATGSQLIPSGESRVLAIVDYLKKSSLLLDSGDNAETKVHDIIRDVARSIAFTDSKYAFLQVTCNSRYLPFKANYSTRRFLRLDVETDDVDFGEHRVCPDLHTLWLQSNFHPLRGQSNNHPQQFSGGFYSMFVNLSCLMLQNVDISSEHFSLQPLGNLGTLSLLECDISSTDARLFSKSLESLCLYRCNLPEPLDVANLEYLRKLEIRQQRAVLVRENVISSLSSLEELHVPRGFIYSYDEYHMELIVKEISRLTRLTSLHFEFYQDNTFQGTDISFNIDRYNIFVVERSHDYFHCYEDREVLIKRSIELADNHWKPWEDLIVSAEQVTLSRSNVNVSSICNDHKRAFKDLKILDIDECDNMGHLASISRDGIQDSVQSATWFAKLTILNIRRCSNLKYLFCNNIAKTLIQLQELYVDSCDSMEAIVMNAGTSDGEIINFAKLKLLEIEDMPKLRSFCAENSNYPSAQYLALLDRMVAFPSLEHIRVIRCGSLRSMFASSVARDLKQLKGMIVKECKEMRRITRVDEQAISGGILLFPELTYLELVDLPNLMSFWSYQNLKPDACKDPLIPQLSSNVVLDIPDLKSFFDDQNFELYMPDLEEVIVDNCQITTLFTFSVFKKFQLNKLSVSSCEFLVNIIEDLRCDQICDKIITLSHLTEVDLNNLPNVKRFFHVANYEFHMPILKRVNICECGISDTLFTRSIFKNLQQLEELHVSDCELLDGIFEDAICDEILDTSDKIITLNRVTDIYLYDLPKFKSVFYGATYECHMPALRNVTIFGCSELHILFTCSVFREIRQIQNLCIVSCESLEHIVKEVEGDGTFGKSITFPHLKSVEFMFLRNLKSFSYSRSFIFNMPKLQYFNHCGCYKIEYFSFLDTSAPFVSINAYRNRVGPGLQYNNVRNLIKNDDRFQDGMEEAFQYVNDYVRELVKARAARCLD, from the exons ATGGTTGGTCTAGCTGACATCCCATTCGTGGGAAAATTTGTGGATAAAGTATCTGAATATACAGTTGATGCAGTGTTTCGTGGCTTGAAGTATATGTTCTGTTATAAAACTCTTGTTGACCAACTCAATTCGGAAACTAGGAAGCTTAAAAACGAGGAGGGCAACATGTCCAGGGAAGttgagaaagaaaagaaaaatggtAAAATAATTAAAGACTATGTATCGGAATGGCAAGTCAATGCGCAAGAGATTCAGAAGAGTGCTGCTGAAGAGCTTTCACCTTCATGCAGCTGCATCAAGCGTCTGCCCATTCCTAATCCCATCTCCCGTTTTCGAATTGGTAGGAATGCGGTGAAGAAGGCCAAGGCAGTGACTCAACTCACCGATTCCGTAAAGGAACACCTAACTGGAGGGATTGCATACCTGCCAGAGGTTATAATCTTGCCAAATTCTGGTACCACATTCGAGGAGTTTCAATCCAGAAAAGATACTTATCAGAAGCTCTGGGACTCGCTTGTGAACGAAGATGGTCCTCTGATTCACGGCATTTATGGAATGGCCGGAGTTGGCAAAACTCGCATGATGGAACAGCTTTGGGAAGAGGCCATAAAGAAGAAGATTATCAACAAGGCGGTACGAGTTAATGTAGGCAGTGAAAACATGGACAAAACAAAGTTGCAAGAACAGATTGCTGGCCTTCTAGATTGCAAACTGGAGTCCGAAGTCATGGAAAGAAGAGCTTCTCAGCTGGAAAACAGTTTAAGAAATGGGGATAAGGTTCTTCTTATATTAGATGATGTCTGGAGGGACATTCACTTGGACGATATCATTGGAACTCCATTTGGCAATGGCACTAGTTCTTCTGGGGGTCCTAAAATCCTCTTCACATCTCGAACGAAAGAAGTGTGCTCAGTTAACAAGTGCCAGCATATTGTCGAAATCAAAACCTTAAGTCCTGATGAAGCTTTGTATATGTTCAAGAAGATTGTTGGTCCTGCTGATTTAAATAATCCTCTACCGGATGAATCCCTGGTGAAAGAAGTTTGTGATAAGTGTGGTGAATTACCATTACTCATTCATGCGGTTGGCAAAGCATTAAAAGGCAAGCCTCACTATTGGTGGAAGGACGCACAGGATCAACTTAAGAAAGGCAAATTTGAAGAAATTGCTGATGTAGATCCGCAAGTATATACCTGTATAAAACTGAGCATTGATTATCTACAAAATGTTGATGCCAAGTCATGTCTTTTTCTCTGTTCAATGTTTCCTGAAGATGCTGGCATCGATATGAAGATGCTGATCCAGTTAGCAACAGGCTCGCAACTTATACCCAGTGGAGAATCAAGAGTACTTGCTATAGTTGATTATCTCAAGAAATCTTCTTTGTTGCTCGACTCTGGTGACAATGCTGAAACTAAGGTTCATGATATTATCAGAGATGTAGCAAGATCCATAGCTTTCACAGATTCAAAATACGCATTTTTACAGGTAACCTGCAACTCAAGGTACTTGCCTTTTAAGGCCAATTATAGTACCCGAAGATTCTTACGTTTAGATGTGGAGACGGATGATGTTGATTTTGGCGAGCATCGGGTATGCCCAGACCTGCATACCTTGTGGCTGCAAAGCAACTTCCATCCCTTGAGGGGACAATCCAACAACCACCCGCAACAATTCTCAGGTGGCTTCTACAGTATGTTTGTGAATCTCAGTTGTCTGATGCTACAAAATGTGGACATTTCTTCGGAGCACTTCTCTCTTCAGCCTTTGGGTAATCTTGGGACGCTTAGCTTATTAGAGTGTGACATAAGCAGCACGGATGCTAGACTTTTTTCCAAAAGTCTAGAATCTCTTTGCCTTTATAGGTGTAATCTCCCTGAGCCGCTGGATGTAGCAAACCTGGAATATCTTCGAAAGCTAGAGATCCGACAACAGAGAGCTGTACTGGTAAGGGAGAATGTCATATCTAGTCTATCCAGTCTGGAAGAATTACATGTGCCACGTGGTTTCATCTATAGCTATGACGAATATCATATGGAGCTCATAGTGAAGGAGATTAGTAGATTGACTCGTCTCACAAGTCTACATTTTGAATTCTATCAGGACAATACTTTTCAAGGTACAGATATATCTTTTAATATAGACAGATACAATATATTTGTGGTTGAAAGATCACATGACTATTTTCACTGTTACGAAGACCGGGAAGTTCTAATAAAGAGGTCGATTGAGTTGGCGGACAATCACTGGAAGCCTTGGGAAGATTTGATAGTGAGTGCTGAACAAGTGACTTTGTCCCGCAGCAATGTAAACGTGAGTAGCATTTGCAATGATCACAAAAGAGCATTTAAAGACTTGAAAATACTGGATATTGATGAATGTGACAACATGGGGCATCTAGCAAGTATATCACGGGATGGGATTCAGGACAGTGTTCAATCGGCAACATGGTTTGCTAAATTAACCATTTTGAACATTCGTAGGTGCTCTAATTTGAAATACCTCTTCTGCAACAACATTGCAAAAACTTTGATACAACTGCAGGAGCTGTACGTAGATAGTTGTGATTCTATGGAAGCCATTGTAATGAATGCAGGCACAAGTGATGGAGAAATCATTAATTTCGCCAAATTAAAATTACTCGAGATAGAAGATATGCCCAAACTCAGAAGCTTTTGCGCAGAAAATTCCAACTACCCCTCTGCTCAGTATCTGGCCCTTTTGGATAGAATG GTTGCATTCCCTTCTTTAGAACATATACGCGTAATTCGGTGTGGCAGCTTGAGAAGCATGTTCGCATCTTCTGTTGCCCGTGATCTTAAGCAGCTTAAGGGAATGATAGTAAAAGAATGCAAGGAAATGAGGAGAATAACAAGAGTTGATGAACAAGCAATTAGTGGTGGCATACTGTTGTTCCCTGAGTTGACGTATCTAGAGCTAGTTGATTTGCCAAATTTGATGAGTTTCTGGAGTTATCAAAATCTAAAACCTGATGCTTGCAAG GACCCGCTCATTCCTCAACTCTCGTCAAATGTTGTTCTTGACATTCCTGATCTCAAAAGTTTTTTTGATGATCAAAATTTCGAGTTGTATATGCCGGATTTGGAGGAGGTGATAGTTGATAATTGTCAAATTACAACTCTTTTTACCTTTTCCGTGTTCAAGAAATTCCAACTCAACAAATTAAGCGTAAGCAGTTGTGAGTTTTTAGTGAACATTATTGAGGATTTAAGGTGTGATCAAATTTGTGACAAGATTATCACACTCTCTCATCTTACAGAAGTTGATCTTAATAATTTGCCCAACGTCAAAAGGTTTTTCCATGTTGCGAATTATGAATTTCATATGCCGATTTTGAAGAGGGTGAATATTTGTGAATGTGGAATATCTGATACTCTTTTTACGCGTTCTATCTTCAAAAATCTCCAACAACTAGAAGAATTACATGTAAGTGATTGCGAACTGTTGGATGGCATCTTTGAGGATGCAATTTGTGATGAAATTTTGGATACAAGTGACAAGATTATCACACTTAATCGAGTCACTGATATATATCTTTACGATTTACCAAAGTTTAAAAGTGTTTTCTATGGTGCAACTTACGAATGTCATATGCCGGCTTTAAGGAATGTGACAATTTTTGGTTGCAGTGAACTCCATATTCTTTTCACATGCTCGGTGTTTCGAGAAATCAgacaaattcaaaatttgtgTATAGTAAGCTGTGAATCATTGGAACACATTGTTAAAGAGGTAGAGGGTGACGGAACCTTTGGTAAGAGTATCACATTTCCTCATCTCAAATCAGTTGAATTTATGTTTTTGCGAAACCTCAAGAGTTTCAGCTACAGCAGGagctttatttttaatatgcccaAACTGCAGTACTTCAATCACTGTGGCTGTTATAAGATAGAATATTTCAGTTTCTTGGATACCAGCGCCCCGTTCGTAAGTATAAATGCATACCGGAATAGAGTTGGACCAGGATTGCAATACAATAATGTAAGAAACCTGATCAAAAATGACGATCGATTCCAGGacggaatggaagaagcatttCAATATGTGAATGATTATGTAAGAGAACTCGTAAAAGCGAGAGCTGCTAGGTGTCTTGACTAA